Sequence from the Streptomyces sp. NBC_00358 genome:
GGACAGGTCCTGCTCGACCTGTGCGAGCCGGACGAGGCGCTGCGCCGCGAGACCGTGACCAAGCGCCTGGGACCGCTGTACAAGGCGGCCCGCGACGCGGAGTGGGGCGACGCCTGGCCGCCGCCCCAGGACGTCCCCGGCTCTCCCGCCTAACCTCTCAGCTCCTGAGTGCAGCACTTGACGCTTCCGCCGCCCTTGAGGAGCTCCCCGAGGTCGACACCGACGGGTACGAAGCCGCGCTCCCGGAGCGGGTCGAACAGGCCCGCCGCCTCCTGCGGCAACAGCACGTGCAGACCGTCCGAGACCGCGTTCAGGCCCAGCGCGGCGGCGTCCTCGGCCGTGGCGGTCAGCGCGTCCGGGAACAGCCGGCGCAGTACCTCGCGGCTGCCGGGGGAGAACGCCGGCGGGTAGTACATGACGTCGTCCGCGGTGTCGTCGAGGACGGCGAGGGCCGTGTCCAGGTGGTAGTAGCGGGGGTCGACCAGGTCCAGGCCGATCACCGGACGGCCGAAGAACTCCTGCGCCTCCCCGTGCGAGAGCGGGCTGGCCCGAAAGCCCCGGCCCGCGAGCAGATACGACCCCGTGACGACGAAGTCGCCCTCTCCCTCGTTGATGTGCGCCGCTTCGTGGATCTGCCCGAAGCCGCGGGCACGGAACCACTCCAGGTGCGCCGCCGCCTCCGGCTCGCGCTGCGGGTAGGCGAACCGGGCGCCCAGCACCCTGCCGTCCACGACCGTCGCGCCGTTCGCCGCGAAGACCATGTCCGGCAGGCCCGGACGGGGGGTGAGCTCCTCGACCGTGTGGCCGAGGGAGCGATAGCGGTCCCGGAGGTCCTCCCACTGGGCGAGGGCGAGCGGCACGTCGACCGGTTTGGCGGGGTCCATCCACGGGTTGATCGCGTATGTCACGTCGAAGTGCACCGGTGGGCACATGAGGTAACGCCGGGGCGTGGCACGGCGGAGAGGGTGCAAGGAAGGCTCCTTACGCAACCGCAGGGGCAGTTGATGCTCATGGTGCGGTGCGCGGGGCCCCGAAAGCGGGATCCGAAGAGGCCGTGTCCGCCAACCCACTCCGCCCGGCCTGGCCCGCCCGGCCTGGCCCGCCCCGCCCGTCCCGGCACGCCCCACCCCGCCCGTCCCGGCACGCCCTGGCCGTCCCCACCCGTCCCGGCACACCCGGCACGCCCTGTCCGGTCTGGCTCGTCCGGCCCGCCCGGCCCGGTCCGGCATGCTCGCCCCGCCTCGTCCGGGCTGGCACGTCCGGTCCGTCCGCCCGGTCCGTCCGGTCCAGCTCGACTGGTCCGGCCCGCTCGGTCTGGCCCGACCTGACCCGATCCGGCCCGACCTGGCCCGCCCGGCCTGGCACACCCGGCACGCCCTGTCCGGTCTGGCACGCTCGACTCAGCCCGTCCGGTCTGGCCGCTCGGCCTGGCCCGCCCGGTCCGGCCCGCCTGCCTGGTACGCCGGTCCGGCATGCCGGCCTGGTGTGCCCGTCCGTCGGCGTCGGCGGACGGCCTCCGTCGTCCCGTGCGACTACGCGGACACGTCCGTCGACTACGCGCTGCGAGGTCCCGCTCCCCGCCGGGGGTGAAGAAATCTCCTCACATCGCGTAATAACACCTGATCAGGGTCGGGCGAACGCATCGCCCCACCTACCCCGGTTGTCGGCTCCGGCCACCCGGGGCGCAGGATGGTGGGACGATGGGGCAAGGACGAGTGCACTACGGCGAGGCGAGGGGATAGATGAGCGCAGAGTTCGGCCGCCGCTCCGGCACGCGGGGCAGGATCTCCCAGTGGCTGCGCGGACGCCGGCCCAAGGCCCCCGCGGAGACCTCCGCCGGCGGGCGTGAGGCCCTGCTGCTCGCCGCCGCCGCCGCCGGGCTGCCGCTCGCGCAGGCCGCGTACCCCTCCGGCTACCGCTGTTCGTGTGACCGCGTCGGCTGCCCCACGCCCGCGCGCCACCCCGTCTCCTTCGCCTGGCAGACGCAGTCGACCACCGACCGCGCGCAGATCGAGCGCTGGGCCAGGCACCAGCCGAAGGCGAACTTCATCACCGCGACCGGCATGGTGCACGACGTCCTCGACGTGCCGCTGGACGCCGGGCGCGAGGCGCTGGCGCGGATGCTGGCCTCCGACATCGAGGTCGGCCCCGTCGCGGAGACCGGCGACGGCCGCATGCTCTTCTTCACCCTCACCCGCGGTACGCCCGAGGACGAGGACGAGTGGTGGCCCTGCGAGCTGGACTGCCACCCGGAGACGATGGACGAGCACCCCGGCTTCCGCTGGCACTGCCGCGGCTCGTACGTGCTCGTACCGCCTGCCCAGCTGCCGGGCGGCCTGAGCGTCGACTGGGTGCGCGGCCCCGAGCATCCGCTGCCGGACCCGCTCACGCTCCTGGAGATCCTGACCGACGAATGCGCCCGCTACGCCGGGGAGAACGGCGCGGACCAGCTCGCCGCCTGGCCCCACCGGGGCTGAGCCCCGCCGGCTCGGGCAGGTCGAGCGCGCGCCCCGGGAACGGGTGGGCGCACCCGGCGCGGGTAGCCACGCCGGGTCACTCGCCCTCGGCTCCCGTCAGCCCCTCGATCCGCCCGAGGACGGACACCTGAGGCTTGCCCGAACCCTTCAACGGGTCCAGGACGGCCTGGTTGGAGACGAACTCCAGGGTCAGGGACTGCTTGATCTCGCCGGTCGTCAGGGCCCGAACGTCCGCGCCGGGGGCGGGAATCCCGATGCCCGCGGCGGCGGTCTCCTTCTCGTAGCGGTGCGTGGCGAAGAACACCAGCGCCCCGCCGTCCGAGGTGCGCAGCCCCACCGGCGCGTAGTCGCCCGAGGTCAGCGGCTGATCGATGTACTGCCGGGCGAGGCCGGGCTTGCTGGCGGAACTCTCGCGCTGGGTCCGCCACTGCGAGGTGTGGATGCCCGGGGCGAAGGTGTCGCCACCGGCCTTCAGATAGGTCGCGTACGACCGGCCGAGCCTCGCCGGCTCGATCGCGAGCGCCGGGTCGTCGCCCGTGACCGGCTGCGCCCAGCCGCCCTCGTCCTTCGTGAACTTCGGTACGTCACCGGCCCCGAGGACCGTCAGATACGAGGCCTGCCAGAGCTCGTCGGCACTGCCCCGGGTGAAGACGAGCAGCCAACGGCTGCCCGGCGCGCCCTTGTTGGCCGCGGTGTTCGCCACGAACCAGCGCGGCCAGCCCGCCTTCGCGGGGATCGAGAAATCGGCGTCGCTGAACTCCAGCGCCGAATGCGCGGGATTCCCGGACGGGTTGTTCACCCGTCCGGCCTTCAGCTTGGCAGCGTCGATGGCCGCCAGCGGACCGGCCACCCGGTCCGCGTCCGCGGAACGGTCGTACGTCGCGTCCGCCTTGTTGTAGGCGGCGGTGAAGTCCTTGAGCGCGCGGGCGGCTTCGGTGCGGGTCGCGGCGGGGACGACCTCCCGCTCGCCGTGCACCACCACGCAGCCGCCCGCCGCGGACGACAGGACGGTCACCGTCACCGTCGCCAGGGCGAGACGGCCCAGGGCGAAGCGGATGGGACTACGAGGCCTTCGTGGGCTGCGACCCGTGCGAAGTCTGCTCATCAGGTGCCTTCACCTTCCCCTTCCCGGAGGCGAACCCTACCGGGGCGAGGAAGATCGTGAGCGTAGGGACCAAGTACAGCGCCCACACCGTGACCTGAAGGACGGTCGGGTCGGGCTGGAAGTTGAAGACACCCTTGAGCAGGGTGCCGTACCAGCTCGTCGGATCGATCGTGTTGCTGATGTCGAACGCGAGGTTCGTCAGGCCGGGGATGAAGTCGGCCTCCTGGAGGTCGTGGACGCCGTACGCGAGCACGCCCGCGGCGACGACGACCAGCATGCCGCCGGTCCAGGTGAAGAACTTGGCGAGGTTGATCTTCAGGGCGCCCCGGTAGAAGAGCCAGCCGAGGAGGACCGCGGTGGCCAGGCCCAGCGCCACACCGATCAGCGGGCGGGGGGTGCCGTCGCTGGCCGCGTGCACCGACGCCCACACGAACAGGGCCGTCTCCAGTCCTTCCCGGCCGACCGCCAGGAACGCCGTGGCGACCAGCGCGCCCGTTCCCATGGCGAGCGCCGCGTCCAGTTTGCCGTGCAGTTCGGACTTCAGGTGCCGGGCGGTGCGCCGCATCCAGAAGACCATCCACGTCACCAGACCCACGGCGAGGATCGACAGCGAACCGCCGAGCCCCTCCTGCGCCTGGAACGTCATCTCCTGGGAGCCGAATTCGAGGAGGCAGCCGAAGGCGAGCGCCACGGCGATGGCGACGCCGATGCCGATCCAGATCGGCTTCAGGGCGTCCCTGCGGTCCGTCTTCACCAGGTAGGCGATGAGGATGCAGACGACGAGGCTGGCCTCCAGGCCCTCGCGGAGACCGATCAGATAGTTGCTGAACACGGCTACGCCTCCTTGGAGAACAGCGTCCGGCCCCACCAGTCGTCCTTGTCCCGGACGCCGGGCGGGACGGCGAAGACCGCCGAACTCACGTGCTGGATGTACTCGTTGAGCGCGTCGGAACGCGACAGGCTGCGCTGCAGGGGGATGAACCCCTTGCGCACGTCGCGCTGGTACGCGAGGAAGAACAGGCCCGCTTCGAGCCGGCCGAGGCCGTCCGTGCCGTCCGTGAAGGAGTAGCCGCGGCGCAGGATCGTGATCCCGTCGTTGGAGTCGGGGTGCGCGAGCCGGACGTGGGCGTCGGGCTTCATGGCCTTCAGGAACGGCTTGTCGTGCTCCTTGGCCTTGCCGGCCGGAGCGCCCTCGCCCTTGTCGCGGCCGAAGACGTCCTCCTGCTCCTGGAGCGAAGTGCGGTCCCACGTCTCGATGTTCATCCGGATGCGCCGGGCGACGAGGTAGGAACCACCGGTCATCCAGGACGAGTTCGTGCCGCCGTCCTTCCCGTCGGCCCACACGAACTTGTCCAGCCGCGCGGTCTCGGTGCCCGCGATGTTGCGGGTGCCGTCCTTGAAGCCCATGAGGTTGCGCGGGGTCTGCGCGTCCGGGGTCGTCGACGAGGTCTTGCCGAAGCCGAGCTGCGACCAGCGGATGGCGACCTTGCCGAAGCCGATGCGGGCCAGGTTGCGGATGGCGTGCACCGCCACCTGCGGGTCGTCGGCGCAGGCCTGGACGCACAGGTCGCCGTTGCTGCGGGCCTTGTCGAGGTTGTCGCCCGGGAACTCCGGCAGGTCGACGAGCGCCTCCGGCCGCCGGTCCGCCAGACCGAACTTCTCGAACAGCGACGGACCGAAGCCGATCGTCAGCGTCAGCCGCGAGGGCTTGAGCCCCAGCGCCTCACCGGTGTCGTCCGGCGGTGCCTCGGCCAGACCGCCGTACGCGCCCTCGCCGACCGTGTGCCCGGCGGTCATCCGGGCGGCCGCCTGTGTCCAGTCCTTGAGGAGCTGGACGAACTCGGCGCGGTCGTCCGTCTTCACGTCGAACGCGGCGAAGTGCAGCCGGTCCTGGACCGCTGTCGCGATGCCCGCCTGGTGCGTGCCGTGGAAGGGGACGGCGGCGCCGGTGTCGGCGCCGGCCGGATCGACGTCGTTGCCGGCCCGGGTCATCGCGACGGCGCCGCCGGCCGCGGCGGCACCGAGCGCGAGCCCGGCACCGCCCCAGCCGATCAGGGAACGCCGGGTCGGCGCCGGGCCGGTATCGGCGGACCTGACGGCTCGCGTGCCGTCCGTGCCCTCCGTGCCGTCCGTGGCGTCCATGCTGTCCGAGGTGTCCGAAGTGTCCGTCATGGCGTTGCTCCTACTTCACGACGGCGGCGGCGAGCTTGGAAAGGGGCTCTGCGAGCGCGTTGACCGCGTCCGAGAGCTCCTTGCGGTCGGCCTTGCCGACCTTGTCGTACGACACGAAGCCGTCCGAGGTCTTGTCCGTCCGGTACTTGTCCAGCAGCTTGTTCAGCGCGGCGAACTGCTTGTCGAGCTCCGTCGTCAGCGCCGCGTCGTTCTCCGCGGCGACCGGCTTGAGCAGCTCGTACGCCTTCTGCGCGCCGTCGACGTTGCCCTTGAAGTCGCTGAGGTCGGTGTGCGAGTAGCGGTCCTCCTCGCCGGTGACCTTGCCGGTGGCGACCTCGTCGAGCAGTTCCTTGGCGCCGTTGGCCATGGAGGTCGGGGTGATCTCGGCCTTGCCGACGCGCTTCTGCCAGTCGGTCAGGTCGGTGACGAGCTGGTCGGCGAGGGTCTTCTGCTCGTCACCGATCTTCTTGTCCGCCCACAGCGCCTTCTCCAGCGCGTGCCAGCCGGTCCACTTCTGGCCCTTCTCCAGGCCGTCGGCGCGGGTGTCGGTCTTGGGGTCGATGTCACCGAACGACTCGGCGATCGGCTCGGTGCTCTCCCAGCCGACGCGCGAGGGGGCGTAGGCCTTCTTGGCCGCCTCCAGGTCGCCGGCCTTGACGGCGTCGGCGAACGTCTTCACCTTCGGCATGGTGGTGTCGGCCTCCGCCTGGGCCCAGGCGCGGTAATTGGCGACGGCCTTGTCCAGGCGCGGGTCCCGCTTGGCGACCTTGCCGCCGGTCACGGTGAGCTTCTGGCGGACGCCGCGGCCCTTCATCCCCGGGCGGCAGGCGATCTCGTACGCGCCGGCCTTCACCTCGGCGGTCAGCGTGTACTTGGTGCCGGGGCCGATGTTCTCCTTCTCGGAGACGATCCGGTCGTCGGGGAAGACGATCTCGACCTCGGTGGCCTGGGACCCCTTGTTCTCGATCTTCAGCGTCACCTGGCCGGACGGCACGGTCTTGGTCGAGGTGTCGCACTTGGAGTCCGCGGCCGTCACCTGGATCGCGTCGCCGTTCTTCGCGTCGCTCTTCTGGGTGCAACCCGTGACGGCGGCCAGAGTCGCCGCGGCGGCGGCAGCGGTGACAACGGAGAGTCGGACGGCTCGCATTCAGGCTCCAAGAGAAGTCGGACAAGCCGCACGGCAAGATCCGTTCGGCATGGTGAGGCTGGCCTAACTTATCTGAGGCTTGCCTCACTGATACCCAGTCGTACGGTGATTCAGCTCTCACAGATGCCGGACAGGAACGGCTTGATCACGGTGACTCAAATCGGATCCCATGGAATCGTCAAGGGATGGTCAAGCCTCGGCTTGGTGGTGAAGAGCGCGGCCCCGGTCCTGGGGTGTGGGAACACCTCGACCTGTTGTCGGTACACGTCCGTCAGCGGCCGGTCGGTGAAGACCTCGGCCGGTCCGCCGTGGGCCGCGACACGACCGGCGCACAGAAGCGCGACCCGGTGCGCGTAGGCGGCCGCCAGACCCGGATCGTGCGACACCACGACCACCGCGCCACCGGCGTGCGCCCTTTCGCGGCACACCCGTAGCGCCAACTCCTGGTCTCGCAGGCCGAGTGCGGCCGTCGGTTCGTCGAGCAGCAGCAGCGGGGCGCGCTGCGCGAGCACCCGGACCGGCGCCACCCGCGCCCGCTCCCAGCCGCTGGGCGCGCCGAACGAGCGCGCCGCGAACGCGGTGACCTCGGTGACCGCCTCGTCGTCCCCGTCGTCGCCCCGCGGGGCGTGGGCCCAGGGTGCCCGGCCCATCCGGACGACCTCCTCGACGGTGAACGGCAGTCATGGTCTCGACCTCACCTTCAGCGGCCCTCAGCGACGACGCCCAGTTGGCGGAGTCGGCGGGAACGGTGGAAACGGCGGCTCCGGCCGCCCGTTCACGACACCGTTCCCTGGACCAGTGGGCGTCCGGGGGCGGGCGGGGCAGGCGGGTCGGGCCTGCGGGGCACCGATCGCGCGGATGGTGTTTGAATGCCGGAGTGACTGACTACGACGTGCTGCGGGTCTTCTGCGGACCAGGCGGCGGGTATGGCAATGAGCTCGGTGTCGTGCGCGAGGGCTCCGTGATGCCGGACCGCGCGGAGCGGCAGGAGTTCGCCGCGAAGCTCGGCTTCAGCGAGACCGTGTTCGTCGACGACCCCGAGCGCGGGGTCATCGACATCTACACCCCGACGCTGCGGCTGCCGTTCGCCGGTCACCCCTGTGTCGGGGTGGGCTGGCTGCTCGACGTGCCCGAACTGGTCACGCCCGCCGGTGTGGTGGGAGTCCGGCTGGACGGCGAGTTCAGCTGGATCGAGGCACGGTCCGAGTGGGCGCCGCCGCGCACGCTCCGGCGGCACGGGTCCGCGGCCGAGGTCGAAGCGCTCGACGTGCCGCCGTCGGGGGAGTGGATCTACGCCTGGGCCTGGGAGGACGAGGCCGGCGGGCGGGTGCGGGCCCGTGCCTTTCCCGGCCGCAACGACGGCATCGAGGAGGACGAGGCCACCGGGGCGGCGGCACTGCTGCTGACCCAGCAACTCGGCCGGGCCCTCAACATCACCCAGGGCGTCGGCTCGCAGATCCTCACGGCCCCCCAGCCGAACGACTGGGTCGAGGTGGGCGGCCGGGTCCGCCTGGAACGCTGAGAGCGTCCGGACGCACGGAACCGAGCAACGGGCCCCGCACACGGACGTGACGGCCCCCGTGGGGGCGCGGGAAACCGCGCGGCCCGCCCCCACCGGTCCGCGACCGCGCGGACCGCGTTGCCCTCCCGGACGGTGATGGGGCAGGGGGCAGGGGGAACCCGGGCCCCGGAGCGGACGGTCACGCGGTCAGCGGGAACTCCTCGCCGAGGGCCCTGAACACCCCGGTGTTCAGGGCGAAAGCCCGCTTGCACTCCGCCACGATCCGCTGCTTCTCCAGGTCGTCGGCCGGGACACCGTCCAGCAGTTCGCGATAACCCCGCTTGAACGCGGCCGGGTTGGCGATGTCCTCGAACACGTAGAAGCGGACGCCGTCCCCCTTGCGGCTGAAGCCCCAGGTCTGTTCGGCCTTGCCGCGGATGATCTGGCCGCCGGACAGATCCCCGAGATACCGGGTGTAGTGGTGGGCGACATAGCCGCCCGGCCACTCGCGGGCGCACCGCGTGACCCGGTCCGCGTACGCGCGGGTCGCCGGCAGCGCGGTGAGCGTGTCACGCCAGTCGGGGCCTCGCAGATGGGCGAGGTCGCGTTCCAGGGCGGTGCGGCGCAGCAGTTCGGGGCGCAGGAAGGGCCCGGCCACCGGATCGGCGGCCAGCCGCCCGGCTTCCGCCTCCAACGCCTCGTACACGAACCACAACTGCTCCGTGTAGCGGGCGTACGCCTCGACGCCGAGCCGGCCGCCGAGCAGGTCGCCCATGAACGTCGAGGTCTCCGCCTCGGTGTGCTGCTCGTGCGACGCGGTGCGGATGAGCGTCGAGAAGGGTGTGCCCGCCGGGTTCGAGGCGGCGGGCGCGCTCATCGCGGCCGACGTGTCCGACGCGTTCATGGGGCCTCCGGAGCCGATGAGGAAGGGCGGGAGCGGTGCAAGATCAATCGCATCTTCTATAGTTAGGCTTACCTAAGTCAATAGCCTTCCCGACATCCTGTCGGTAAAACCGTACCCCGGTTCCCCGTCGCGTCCACATGAGAGAACCCGCCCTGTGGACAGGACGGGTTCAGGGGGCTCGGAGAGCCCGGGAACTCAAGGCCGCCGGGCGGCGCGGGGACTTTGGACGGCTACGGCAGGGTGAGGATCTCGGCGCCGCTCCCGGTGACGACGAGGGTGTGCTCGAACTGCGCCGTGCGCCTGCGGTCCTTCGTCACGACCGTCCACCCGTCGTCCCACATGTCGTACTCGTGCGTGCCGAGCGTGAGCATGGGCTCGATGGTGAAGGTCATCCCGGGCTGCATGACGGTGGCCGCGTTCGGGTTGTCGTAGTGCGGGACGATCAGACCGGAGTGGAACGAGGAGTTGATCCCGTGGCCGGTGAAGTCCCGGACGACCCCGTACCCGAAGCGCTTCGCGTACGACTCGATGACCCGCCCGATGATGTTGATCTGGCGCCCGGGCCTGACCGCCTTGATCGCGCGGTCGAGGGACTCCCGGGTCCGCTCGACCAGGAGCCTCGACTCCTCGTCGACGGCGCCGACCAGGTAGGTCGCGTTGTTGTCGCCGTGCACACCGCCGATGTACGCCGTGACGTCGAGGTTGATGATGTCGCCGTCACGCAGGACCGTGGAGTCGGGGATGCCGTGGCAGATGACCTCGTTGACCGAGGTGCACAGCGATTTGGGGAAGCCGCGGTAGCCGAGGGTCGACGGGTAGGCGCCGTGGTCGCACATGTAGGCGTGCGCGACCCGGTCCAGCTCGTCGGTCGTGACACCGGGCGCGATGAGCTTCGCGGCCTCGGCCATCGCCTGCGCGGCGATCCGCCCGGCGATCCGCATCGCCTCGATCGTCTCGGGTGTCTGCACCTCCGGTCCGGTGTACGGCGTGGGGGCGGGCTTTCCCACGTACTCGGGACGCCTGATGTTTCCCGGTACGGGACGGGTGGGAGAAAGCTCCCCTGGTACGAGCAGCGACTGGCCAGACATGGCAGCGAGTCTAACCAGCGGGCATGGGGGAACATGTCCTAGGCGAAAGGAGCTGGTGATGGCCCTGTTCAAGAAGCGGACGGTCGGCAAGCCCGGCGAGTGGTACTACTGCCTGGAGCACAAGAAGGTCGAGGAGGGCCCCGAGTGCCCGGCCAAGGACCGCTTCGGCCCGTACGCCACCCGCGCGGAGGCCGAACACGCGATGGACCTCGCGCGTGAGCGGAACCTGGAGTGGGAGACGGACCCGAAGTGGCACGACGCGTCGGGCAAGGCACCGGGCAGCGAGGACGGCTGAGGCACGGGGTTCCGGGGCCGGCCTTGGCGCCGGGTCCCGGTGCGTGACCGTACGGTCGGGCCAGGACGCCGTGACCGGGGGCGCCGGAGGGCGGTCCTCGGGCCGCGCGGAGCGCGTCCGCGGGGCGTGCTCGTTCGTGCGGCCGTCGTACGGCAGCGGCTTCGGGAGGCCGGCGGCGAGCGGCCCCACCGCTCCGACGTGAAGCGCGCCGCCGGCCCGGACCGGCGCCCGTACGTCTACCACCGGTACGACGGTGGGGCCGTCAGTTGGTCCGCGATGCGGGACAGGCGGTCGCGGAAGCGGTGCCGGCCCCGGGAGGAGGGCAGCGAGTTCTCCCCGGCCGCCGCGCCGACCAGATGCTGCACGGTGTCGAGGTCGAGCTCGGGATCCGGCGGCACCGCGAGCGACTCGTGGGCCAGCGCCGACAGCTCGCCCTCGCCCCCGGACAGGGCCATGACCGTCGCCCCGGCCCTGCGGGCGTCGTGCACCCGCTCCAGCAGCGCGGCCCCGGGCGCGTCAGGCGCCACCACCAGCAGCGTCTCCCCGCGCCTGGCCGCCTCGATCCGCCCGAGCCCCACCGCCAGATGAGCCGGATCGGACTCCCGAGCCCCGTGCCGCACCAGCGTCGGCGACAGCTCCGGCGTCCCCGACCACGCCGCCTCGTCCACCAGATGCGCCGCGAGGTGCCAGGGCTCGTACTCCTCCGAACCGACCAGCAGCAGCCCGCCGCCGTACGCCACCACCGATCCCCGCAGCGTTCCCCCGAACCGCCGTGTCGCCCCCAGCCATTCGGTCCCGGCGAGCACTTCACGCAGCAACGCGACCCGTACGGCATCCATGACCGCATCCTGCCGCAACCGGCCACTCGTGACCCGGAGTTCACCACGAATTCGCCCGA
This genomic interval carries:
- a CDS encoding bifunctional DNA primase/polymerase is translated as MSAEFGRRSGTRGRISQWLRGRRPKAPAETSAGGREALLLAAAAAGLPLAQAAYPSGYRCSCDRVGCPTPARHPVSFAWQTQSTTDRAQIERWARHQPKANFITATGMVHDVLDVPLDAGREALARMLASDIEVGPVAETGDGRMLFFTLTRGTPEDEDEWWPCELDCHPETMDEHPGFRWHCRGSYVLVPPAQLPGGLSVDWVRGPEHPLPDPLTLLEILTDECARYAGENGADQLAAWPHRG
- the ddaH gene encoding dimethylargininase — its product is MHPLRRATPRRYLMCPPVHFDVTYAINPWMDPAKPVDVPLALAQWEDLRDRYRSLGHTVEELTPRPGLPDMVFAANGATVVDGRVLGARFAYPQREPEAAAHLEWFRARGFGQIHEAAHINEGEGDFVVTGSYLLAGRGFRASPLSHGEAQEFFGRPVIGLDLVDPRYYHLDTALAVLDDTADDVMYYPPAFSPGSREVLRRLFPDALTATAEDAAALGLNAVSDGLHVLLPQEAAGLFDPLRERGFVPVGVDLGELLKGGGSVKCCTQELRG
- the map gene encoding type I methionyl aminopeptidase, which gives rise to MSGQSLLVPGELSPTRPVPGNIRRPEYVGKPAPTPYTGPEVQTPETIEAMRIAGRIAAQAMAEAAKLIAPGVTTDELDRVAHAYMCDHGAYPSTLGYRGFPKSLCTSVNEVICHGIPDSTVLRDGDIINLDVTAYIGGVHGDNNATYLVGAVDEESRLLVERTRESLDRAIKAVRPGRQINIIGRVIESYAKRFGYGVVRDFTGHGINSSFHSGLIVPHYDNPNAATVMQPGMTFTIEPMLTLGTHEYDMWDDGWTVVTKDRRRTAQFEHTLVVTGSGAEILTLP
- the efeB gene encoding iron uptake transporter deferrochelatase/peroxidase subunit, encoding MTDTSDTSDSMDATDGTEGTDGTRAVRSADTGPAPTRRSLIGWGGAGLALGAAAAGGAVAMTRAGNDVDPAGADTGAAVPFHGTHQAGIATAVQDRLHFAAFDVKTDDRAEFVQLLKDWTQAAARMTAGHTVGEGAYGGLAEAPPDDTGEALGLKPSRLTLTIGFGPSLFEKFGLADRRPEALVDLPEFPGDNLDKARSNGDLCVQACADDPQVAVHAIRNLARIGFGKVAIRWSQLGFGKTSSTTPDAQTPRNLMGFKDGTRNIAGTETARLDKFVWADGKDGGTNSSWMTGGSYLVARRIRMNIETWDRTSLQEQEDVFGRDKGEGAPAGKAKEHDKPFLKAMKPDAHVRLAHPDSNDGITILRRGYSFTDGTDGLGRLEAGLFFLAYQRDVRKGFIPLQRSLSRSDALNEYIQHVSSAVFAVPPGVRDKDDWWGRTLFSKEA
- a CDS encoding PhzF family phenazine biosynthesis protein encodes the protein MTDYDVLRVFCGPGGGYGNELGVVREGSVMPDRAERQEFAAKLGFSETVFVDDPERGVIDIYTPTLRLPFAGHPCVGVGWLLDVPELVTPAGVVGVRLDGEFSWIEARSEWAPPRTLRRHGSAAEVEALDVPPSGEWIYAWAWEDEAGGRVRARAFPGRNDGIEEDEATGAAALLLTQQLGRALNITQGVGSQILTAPQPNDWVEVGGRVRLER
- the efeO gene encoding iron uptake system protein EfeO, whose amino-acid sequence is MRAVRLSVVTAAAAAATLAAVTGCTQKSDAKNGDAIQVTAADSKCDTSTKTVPSGQVTLKIENKGSQATEVEIVFPDDRIVSEKENIGPGTKYTLTAEVKAGAYEIACRPGMKGRGVRQKLTVTGGKVAKRDPRLDKAVANYRAWAQAEADTTMPKVKTFADAVKAGDLEAAKKAYAPSRVGWESTEPIAESFGDIDPKTDTRADGLEKGQKWTGWHALEKALWADKKIGDEQKTLADQLVTDLTDWQKRVGKAEITPTSMANGAKELLDEVATGKVTGEEDRYSHTDLSDFKGNVDGAQKAYELLKPVAAENDAALTTELDKQFAALNKLLDKYRTDKTSDGFVSYDKVGKADRKELSDAVNALAEPLSKLAAAVVK
- a CDS encoding biliverdin-producing heme oxygenase translates to MSAPAASNPAGTPFSTLIRTASHEQHTEAETSTFMGDLLGGRLGVEAYARYTEQLWFVYEALEAEAGRLAADPVAGPFLRPELLRRTALERDLAHLRGPDWRDTLTALPATRAYADRVTRCAREWPGGYVAHHYTRYLGDLSGGQIIRGKAEQTWGFSRKGDGVRFYVFEDIANPAAFKRGYRELLDGVPADDLEKQRIVAECKRAFALNTGVFRALGEEFPLTA
- the efeU gene encoding iron uptake transporter permease EfeU; its protein translation is MFSNYLIGLREGLEASLVVCILIAYLVKTDRRDALKPIWIGIGVAIAVALAFGCLLEFGSQEMTFQAQEGLGGSLSILAVGLVTWMVFWMRRTARHLKSELHGKLDAALAMGTGALVATAFLAVGREGLETALFVWASVHAASDGTPRPLIGVALGLATAVLLGWLFYRGALKINLAKFFTWTGGMLVVVAAGVLAYGVHDLQEADFIPGLTNLAFDISNTIDPTSWYGTLLKGVFNFQPDPTVLQVTVWALYLVPTLTIFLAPVGFASGKGKVKAPDEQTSHGSQPTKAS